One segment of Polypterus senegalus isolate Bchr_013 chromosome 8, ASM1683550v1, whole genome shotgun sequence DNA contains the following:
- the LOC120533276 gene encoding zinc finger protein OZF-like, with translation MCQAGMHNMETSGVKIKKEEDCKWESAHPEQESLYIKEEYNELPLMDIKEQAEDKPLRNEMQNDKNIDSIKEEEPVLQPEHQDEQVSFVSVKSEAVLSDLNRPEEMSKRVLGNPSSSTHQTGQNSQHIRSVSFSSFPQSSLHSRPQKTVLEETMKETTSGSEILIPTTLQYRSGPVVKLTRIDAVNTPQQANNANSDSLYICHEQSRSGIGNSKNEGNQWEHLTKKKSHCCSECGKQFTQRNNLQRHKRIHTREKPYSCSECDKQFLVMDHLQKHLRVHSGEKPYHCNECGKQFSQMNILENHKRIHTGEKPYSCAECGRQFSRLGSLQTHTRVHTGEKPYQCNECGKQFSIMNNLRRHKRIHTGVKPYCCSECGKRFLLLDNLQIHTRIHTGEKPYCCSECGVRFSHWNSLKNHRRIHTGEKPYHCNECGKQFKDRSYYHTHKRVHTGEKPYCCSECGKQFSHSTHFRTHTRVHTGERPYCCSECGKRFSQMSHLENHTRIHTGEKPFSCSECGKWFSTRSSLYSHTKIHHGGKTKIQSTATSH, from the exons ATGTGCCAGGCTGGTATGCATAACATGGAGACAAGTGGTGTAAAGATTAAAAAAGAGGAGGACTGTAAGTGGGAGTCTGCCCACCCTGAACAGGAGAGCCTCTACATTAAGGAGGAGTATAATGAGCTGCCATTAATGGACATTAAAGAACAGGCTGAGGACAAGCCTTTGAGAAATGAAATGCAGAACGATAAAAACATAGACAGCATCAAGGAAGAAGAGCCTGTCCTTCAGCCTGAGCATCAAGATGAACAAGTGTCTTTTGTTAGCGTAAAATCTGAAGCAGTGCTGTCAGACTTGAACAGACCTGAAGAAATGTCGAAGAGAGTGTTGGGAAACCCGTCCTCATCTACgcatcagactggacaaa ATTCACAACACATCAGGAGTGTCTCCTTTTCTTCATTTCCTCAGAGTTCTCTTCACAGCAGACCTCAAAAGACAGTGCTAGAGGAAACCATGAAGGAAACCACATCAGGATCAGAGATTTTGATACCAACCACCTTACAATATAGATCTGGGCCTGTGGTGAAATTAACAAGAATAGACGCTGTGAACACTCCACAACAGGCAAATAATGCAAATTCAGATTCTCTGTATATCTGCCATGAGCAGAGCAGAAGTGGTATTGGCAACTCTAAAAATGAAGGTAATCAATGGGAGCATTTGACAAAGAAGAAGTctcattgttgttctgaatgtggaaaacagttCACACAGAGGAACAATCTTCAAAGACATAAAAGAATTCACACCAGAGAGAAACCATACAGTTGTTCTGAATGTGATAAACAATTCTTGGTAATGGACCATCTTCAGAAACACCTGAGAGTTCACTCTGGAGAAAAGCCCTATCACTGtaatgaatgtggaaaacaattctcaCAAATGAACATTCTCGAGAACCAcaaaagaattcatactggagagaagccatattcttGTGCTGAATGTGGCAGACAATTCTCTCGACTGGGTTCGCTTCAGacccacactagagttcacactggagaaaagccctatcaatgtaatgaatgtggtaaacaattttCGATAATGAACAATCTTCGGAGGcataaaagaattcacactggtgtgaaaccatattgctgttctgaatgtgggaaacgcTTCTTACTATTGGACAATCTTCAGattcacacaagaattcacactggagagaaaccgtactgttgttcagaatgtggtgTACGATTCTCTCATTGGAACAGTCTTAAGaaccacagaagaatccacactggagaaaagccatatcactgtaatgaatgtggcaaacaattcaagGACCGTAGCTATTATCACACCCATaaaagagttcacactggagagaagccatactgctgttctgaatgcggAAAACAATTTTCTCATAGTACACATTTTCGAACTCACACacgagttcacactggagagaggccatattgctgttctgagtgtggcaaacgattttcACAAATGAGCCACCTTGAGaaccacacaagaattcacaccggagaaaAGCCATTTTCctgttctgagtgtggcaaaTGGTTTTCTACCAGAAGCAGTCTTTATAGCCACACAAAAATTCACCATGGAGGAAAGACAAAAATACAAAGTACTGCGACCTCACATTAG
- the LOC120533287 gene encoding zinc finger protein OZF-like isoform X2 produces the protein MDAKDETCQADMSTMEIITLNIKEEGCEWESVCTKQEGHCVKDEDKELSSMDVKKEAEERSLISGTYKHELTDSMKGEELHLDNECQDGLCLFQEFSITVKSDCERAEGSLLSRTSADPPPFPDLQDPGNFSISSVSQTSPHHRLQQMVFEETINITSSGSDISIPASLQNSSHSNTTQKQLNSINSITMHVYHEQQKSYKCKSKNGDNQRSCATQNTHCCFDCGKQFSRKSYLENHRRIHTGEKPHCCSDCGKRFSRKSSLKTHTRIHTGEKPHCCFECGKQFSRKNSLETHSRVHTGVKPYCCSQCGVQFTYWNSLQNHTRIHTGEKPFCCSECGKRFSDRKHLYNHTRIHTGEKPYCCSECGKRFSQMNILQTHTRTHTGEKPYRCFECGKQFSQGSSLKSHIRTHTGEKPYCCSECGKRFSSRSGFQTHSRVHAGEKETEKSRNGIFLKT, from the exons ATGGATGCCAAAGACGAGACATGCCAGGCTGACATGAGTACTATGGAGATAATCACATTAAATATTAAAGAGGAAGGCTGTGAATGGGAGTCTGTCTGTACTAAACAGGAGGGCCATTGTGTTAAAGATGAAGATAAGGAGCTGTCTTCAATGGATGTTAAAAAAGAGGCTGAGGAGAGGTCTCTCATAAGTGGCACATACAAACATGAACTTACAGACAGTATGAAAGGAGAAGAGCTTCATTTAGACAATGAATGTCAAGATGGACTCTGCTTGTTTCAGGAGTTTTCTATTACTGTAAAATCGGACTGTGAGAGGGCCGAGGGATCCTTATTAAGCAGAACATCGGCAGATCCACCACCATTTCCAG aCTTGCAAGACCCTGGGAacttttccatttcttcagtttctcagacatcTCCTCACCATAGATTACAACAAATGGTGTTTGAAGAAACCATAAATATAACATCTTCAGGATCAGACATTTCAATACCCGCCTCCTTGCAAAACAGTTCCCACAGCAACACCACTCAAAAACAGTTGAACAGTATAAATTCGATTACAATGCATGTTTACCATGAGCAGCAAAAAAGTTATAAATGCAAATCTAAAAATGGAGATAATCAGAGGAGTTGTGCTACACAGAACACTCATTGTTGTTTTgattgtggcaaacaattctcaagAAAGAGCtatctggaaaaccacagaagaattcacacaggagaaaagcctCATTGCTGTTCTGATTGTGGCAAACGATTTTCAAGAAAAAGCAGCCTTAAGACCCAtacaagaattcacacaggagagaagcctcATTGCTGTTTTGAATGTGGCAAGCAATTTTCTAGAAAGAACAGCCTTGAAACCCACAGCAGAGTTCACACTGGtgtgaaaccatattgctgttctcaatGTGGCGTACAGTTCACTTACTGGAACAGTCTTCAGaaccacacaagaattcacactggagagaaaccgttttgctgttctgaatgtggtaaacggtTTTCTGATAGGAAACATCTTTATAACCAtacaagaattcacacaggagagaagccatactgctgctctgaatgtgggaaacgattCTCACAAATGAACATTCTTCAGACCCACACAAgaactcacactggagagaagccataccgCTGTTTTGAGTGTGGGAAACAATTCTCACAAGGGAGCAGTCTAAAGAGCCACATAAGaactcacactggagaaaagccatattgctgttctgaatgtggaaagagATTCTCCAGCAGAAGTGGTTTTCAGACACACTCGAGAGTTCACGCTGgagaaaaagaaactgagaaatccAGAAacggaatttttttaaaaacataa